A single window of Pseudophryne corroboree isolate aPseCor3 chromosome 5, aPseCor3.hap2, whole genome shotgun sequence DNA harbors:
- the LOC134929594 gene encoding general transcription factor II-I repeat domain-containing protein 2-like codes for MASTSKKHKTSECSRLFNQRWTNLYFFVEIDDKPVCLVCRESLSVLKEYNIKRHYETKHASKFNHLQGQPRVDKVNDLQKDLKRQQGTFKRHMEESEACVKASYVIAEKIAKKTKAFLDGEFVKECLIAAGEILYPKNNELFKKLSLSGVTVARRVEELANDIEGTLKKRLYAFKSYSLALDESTDVKDTAQLAIFVRGIDQHFNVTEELLALVPMKGTTKGTDILEATKKTLQRFDFSLSNLVGVVTDGAPAMVGRNEGFVALLKKEPELEGKDLIQYHCLIHQENLCAKTIGFENVMKVIVSVVNFIRARGLNHRQFQEFLTQECQADHGDVVYYSEVRWLSRGKVLKRVFDLRSEIEEFMQTKGKPIAEFNDPKWISDFAFVTDISLHMNDLNTRLQSKDQLVHALFDHIKTFVEKLKLWEAQLTKKDFTHFKLLGESNCLSPGDYATKLSMMRSEFEDRFSDFRNQQSFFDLFSVPFTVNAANMPGSVQMELLDLQNNSSLREKFFNVPLFTFYKDYISQDIFPYLWQHALKIRRACTPLATSKNLFARGFYLLSDLVDDLQPNLNIPTTQRQNLPIVLLPELGIVIPPRVTFIRDEGFVNQEQILDYILLFSRPAVEVAGQEKLRNHLTSDGSYERNSHLSRYGEDIYKFALPDPIFQTFSQTLYSPEESMQSCMRSNHLEKQLDQSKAEWHIIKQDSRAEDHYD; via the exons ATGGCGTCTACAAGTAAAAAGCATAAAACAAGTGAATGTTCCCGGCTTTTTAATCAAAGGTGGACCAATTTGTACTTTTTTGTGGAGATTGACGATAAGCCAGTGTGTTTAGTTTGTCGTGAGTCATTGTCAGTATTAAAAGAATACAATATAAAGCGACACTATGAGACAAAACATGCGTCCAAGTTCAATCACCTTCAAGGGCAACCTCGTGTGGATAAAGTGAACGATCTCCAAAAAGATCTAAAACGCCAGCAGGGTACttttaaaaggcatatggaagagaGTGAAGCGTGCGTCAAAGCAAGTTATGTAATAGCTGaaaaaattgctaaaaaaacaaaagcctTCTTGGACGGTGAGTTCGTAAAAGAGTGTCTCATCGCTGCTGGGGAAATTCTCTATCCAAAGAATAACGAACTGTTTAAAAAATTGAGTTTGTCTGGTGTAACTGTAGCACGACGTGTCGAAGAACTTGCCAATGACATTGAAGGAACTTTAAAAAAACGGCTGTACGCATTTAAGTCATATTCACTTGCTTTAGATGAGAGCACAGATGTGAAGGATACAGCACAACTGGCTATCTTTGTCCGTGGCATTGATCAACACTTCAATGTGACAGAAGAGCTGCTAGCGCTTGTACCTATGAAGGGAACGACGAAAGGCACTGATATTCTGGAAGCCACCAAGAAAACACTCCAGCGTTTCGACTTCAGCTTATCCAACCTTGTGGGAGTGGTAACTGATGGTGCCCCTGCTATGGTGGGAAGGAATGAAGGGTTTGTTGCACTTTTAAAAAAAGAACCGGAACTAGAAGGAAAAGATCTCATCCAGTACCACTGTTTAATCCACCAGGAGAATTTGTGTGCGAAAACGATTGGATTTGAGAATGTAATGAAAGTTATTGTGTCTGTAGTCAACTTTATTAGGGCACGAGGATTGAATCATCGTCAATTCCAAGAATTTTTGACACAAGAGTGCCAAGCGGATCACGGCGACGTGGTTTATTATAGTGAGGTGCGTTGGTTGAGCAGAGGGAAGGTACTTAAGAGAGTCTTTGACTTAAGAAGTGAAATAGAAGAGTTCATGCAAACCAAGGGGAAGCCGATTGCAGAATTTAATGATCCAAAGTGGATTTCAGATTTTGCCTTTGTGACCGACATCTCCTTGCATATGAATGACCTAAATACGCGGCTACAATCCAAGGATCAGCTGGTGCACGCTCTGTTTGATCACATTAAAACTTTTGTAGAAAAGCTCAAACTTTGGGAGGCACAACTCACGAAAAAAGACTTTACACATTTTAAGCTTCTCGGTGAGTCCAACTGTTTGTCTCCTGGTGATTACGCTACAAAATTAAGCATGATGCGAAGTGAGTTTGAAGACAGATTTAGTGATTTCCGTAATCAACAGTCTTTTTTCGATTTATTTTCTGTGCCTTTTACTGTCAATGCTGCCAATATGCCAGGCTCAGTACAAATGGAGCTGCTTGATCTCCAAAACAACTCATCTTTGCGAGAAAAATTCTTCAATGTGCCCTTGTTTACGTTTTACAAAGACTACATTTCTCAGGACATATTCCCTTATCTCTGGCAGCACGCTTTGAAGAT CCGAAGAGCATGTACCCCTCTTGCTACCAGCAAAAACCTTTTTGCCAGGGGTTTCTACCTGCTGTCTGACCTGGTTGAtgacctccaaccaaacctcaACATCCCTACAACCCAAAGGCAAAACCTTCCCATCGTACTTCTCCCTGAACTTGGTATCGTAATCCCTCCTCGCGTAACCTTTATACGTGATGAGGGTTTTGTTAACCAAGAACAAATACTTGATTACATTCTTTTATTCTCCAGGCCTGCTGTCGAAGTAGCAGGCCAGGAAAAACTAAGAAACCATTTAACCAGTGATGGTAGCTACGAAAGGAATTCTCATCTCAGCCGTTATGGTGAAGATATCTACAAATTTGCCCTTCCTGATCCtatctttcaaactttttctcaaaCCCTG